A stretch of Lachancea thermotolerans CBS 6340 chromosome D complete sequence DNA encodes these proteins:
- the AUR1 gene encoding inositol phosphorylceramide synthase (similar to uniprot|P36107 Saccharomyces cerevisiae YKL004W AUR1 Phosphatidylinositol:ceramide phosphoinositol transferase (IPC synthase) required for sphingolipid synthesis can mutate to confer aureobasidin A resistance), translated as MSEIFKRLFMSHRPANSKVSQLETSLNPTITLKKLRSYTPSLGDLCHYAFLGSVLLFVLIVYPAALILKLSVYVLFGVLFLLPATSQFFFNALPIFTWLALYFTSSTFEAKHRPPITVQVLPAIETILYGDNLSDILAASLNKPLDIFAWLPYGIFHFGAPFVVAIILFLCGPPTLLRGYAFAFGYMNLAGVIMQNLLPAAPPWYKIQYGLTPANYKMKGSPGGLKRIDEYLGISVYTEGFSNSAVIFGALPSLHSGCATMEALFFSYVFPKLKPLFIFYVCWLWWSTMYLTHHYFVDLMAGSVLSYTIFQYTKYFHLPLPEPSVYSRWSYADIKKFSVWQADPLNGDGGDLENLAVPLAVDTDFELNVMENSEPPSIFDQDRSVSRSSATSNTSADVQDDFVSAARPGKQRID; from the coding sequence ATGTCAGAAATATTCAAAAGGCTGTTTATGTCTCACAGACCCGCCAACTCAAAGGTCTCCCAACTAGAAACCAGTCTCAATCCGACAATAACCCTAAAAAAACTGCGGAGCTATACACCTTCTTTGGGAGACCTTTGCCATTACGCCTTCCTTGGAAGCGTTTTGCTATTCGTGCTGATAGTCTACCCCGCGGCAttaattttgaagctctctgTTTACGTGCTTTTCGGAGTGTTATTCCTTCTGCCTGCTACTTCTCAGTTCTTTTTTAACGCGTTGCCCATATTCACCTGGCTAGCATTGTATTtcacttcttcaacctttGAAGCTAAACATAGACCTCCCATAACCGTACAAGTGCTTCCTGCTATCGAAACTATTCTGTACGGTGACAACTTGAGTGACATTCTGgctgcttctttgaacAAGCCTTTGGACATATTCGCATGGCTGCCATACGGAATTTTCCACTTTGGAGCACCATTTGTTGTGGCTATAATCCTATTCCTTTGTGGTCCTCCCACCCTGCTACGGGGCTATGCATTTGCTTTCGGGTATATGAACCTTGCTGGAGTTATTATGCAGAACTTGTTACCAGCAGCTCCTCCTTGGTACAAAATACAGTATGGACTTACTCCCGCAAACTATAAAATGAAAGGCTCGCCTGGGGGACTGAAAAGAATCGACGAATACCTGGGCATTAGCGTCTACACTGAGGGCTTCTCCAACTCTGCTGTGATATTTGGGGCACTTCCTTCCCTGCACTCCGGCTGCGCAACGATGGAagccttgtttttctcttATGTGTTTCCCAAATTGAAACCTCTATTTATCTTTTACGTTTGCTGGTTATGGTGGTCAACAATGTACCTTACACATCATTATTTTGTGGACTTGATGGCAGGATCGGTACTATCCTACACAATCTTCCAGTATACGAAATATTTTCACTTACCCCTGCCGGAGCCTTCCGTTTATTCTCGTTGGTCATATGCCGATATCAAGAAGTTTAGTGTTTGGCAGGCCGACCCGCTGAACGGCGACGGAGgggatcttgaaaatttggcGGTTCCTTTAGCTGTTGATACAGATTTTGAACTGAACGTTATGGAAAACAGTGAGCCTCCTTCAATATTTGATCAAGATAGATCCGTGTCTCGGTCGTCTGCAACGTCTAACACATCCGCCGATGTACAAGATGATTTTGTTTCAGCGGCGAGGCCCGGCAAGCAACGCATTGACTGA
- the MRP17 gene encoding mitochondrial 37S ribosomal protein bS6m (highly similar to uniprot|P28778 Saccharomyces cerevisiae YKL003C MRP17 Mitochondrial ribosomal protein of the small subunit MRP17 exhibits genetic interactions with PET122 encoding a COX3-specific translational activator), translating into MSSSFVEKKCNSIMLYELVSIVRVVNPLAANTEAKELATTIGKLIIQNRGVVRRVLPVGNKLLPKIIKKDQEQHFQGYHFLMLFDSSAAVQSEILRTLKKDPRVIRSSIVKVDTSKQLDVASSIERAAGYSSILEKVKKDAF; encoded by the coding sequence ATGTCAAgcagttttgttgaaaagaagtGCAATTCTATAATGCTTTATGAGTTGGTCAGCATTGTCCGTGTGGTAAATCCACTGGCTGCAAATACGGAAGCCAAGGAATTGGCTACTACAATCGGGAAGCTTATCATTCAGAATAGAGGTGTGGTTAGACGGGTGCTTCCTGTCGGGAATAAGTTGCTTCCGAAGATTATAAAGAAGGACCAAGAACagcattttcaaggctACCACTTCCTCATGCTTTTCGACTCGTCGGCGGCAGTACAATCCGAAATCTTGCGGACTCTAAAGAAAGACCCTCGTGTCATCAGGTCATCTATAGTTAAAGTCGACACGTCAAAGCAGCTTGATGTTGCTTCATCCATTGAGAGAGCAGCAGGCTACAGCTCCATTCTGGAAAAGGTGAAAAAAGATGCATTTTAA
- the CAP1 gene encoding Cap1p (similar to uniprot|P28495 Saccharomyces cerevisiae YKL007W CAP1 Alpha subunit of the capping protein (CP) heterodimer (Cap1p and Cap2p) which binds to the barbed ends of actin filaments preventing further polymerization localized predominantly to cortical actin patches) — protein MSSSFETIIESIISDAPSGEVQDVVKDLTTIAGDQAEEAIIEAMTHYNVKNLIPIEVKGKPVIISEYNKKGSKFFDPVRSILFSVDHLNRTGVDVEDCDQKHTTEQRGLYEELDKYMSKNFTGNVAYAVYAKDDPDEVAIFIASTRYSPGNFWNGHWRSSYTYNMNSQALKGTVDIDVHYFEDGNVSFKFSKDVEHNAASSAVVSIKNLENEVENEMSASFSNLNEKEFKLLRRRLPVTRSKINWGKGIGTYRLGKDSAENQLK, from the coding sequence ATGTCTTCAAGCTTCGAGACAATCATCGAATCAATCATTTCCGATGCGCCTTCtggagaagttcaagatgTCGTAAAGGACCTTACGACAATCGCGGGAGATCAAGCAGAGGAGGCTATCATAGAAGCTATGACGCATTACAACGTTAAAAATCTGATCCCAATAGAAGTGAAAGGAAAGCCCGTTATAATTTCAGAGTACAACAAGAAAggctcaaaattttttgatcCTGTACGTTCCATCTTGTTTTCTGTCGACCATTTAAATCGTACCGGTGTAGACGTGGAAGACTGTGACCAGAAGCACACAACTGAACAAAGGGGTCTGTATGAGGAATTGGATAAATATATGTCCAAGAATTTCACGGGTAACGTAGCTTATGCGGTTTATGCCAAAGACGATCCCGATGAAGTTGCTATTTTCATTGCGAGCACTAGGTACAGCCCTGGAAATTTCTGGAATGGCCATTGGAGGTCAAGCTACACTTACAACATGAATTCTCAAGCCCTAAAGGGTACGGTTGACATTGATGTTCACTACTTTGAGGATGGAAACGTGAGTTTTAAGTTTAGCAAAGATGTTGAGCACAATGCAGCTTCAAGCGCAGTAGTTTCCATAAAAAACCTAGAAAATGAGGTGGAAAACGAAATGAGCGCCTCGTTTTCAAACCTTAACGAAAAAGAATTTAAACTTCTAAGGAGAAGGCTACCAGTAACTAGATCCAAGATTAACTGGGGTAAGGGGATAGGGACTTACAGGCTAGGCAAAGACTCAGCTGAAAACCAGCTGAAATGA
- the MRP4 gene encoding mitochondrial 37S ribosomal protein uS2m (similar to uniprot|P32902 Saccharomyces cerevisiae YHL004W MRP4 Mitochondrial ribosomal protein of the small subunit), producing MIPRFRVALYAQKRYLVFQNLKRGLASTGSLKEHDEQSSKIHKDEAAHEPQDELSVLRQREYNNQVKELLKSFSKTATEDFKDFHGSVTGELSAKEQQLDEELTSFLKQFSQLNTVIEPKEDNGKRIAAPTYSRIKTFPFLIPSPEDKPYTNQELFLRQIKHADGTAKLGAAMENVYYPHRDIFNPPAIEELSISKLLAAGVHLGQSTSLWRPSTQPYIYGEYKGIHIIDLNKTLSNLKRAAKVVQGVAEKGGTILFLGTRDGQKRALQEAAKRTNGFYVSTRWIPGTLTNPTEISSVWERHEIDFADTPTNRPLTSDEEAAIVKPDLLVVLNPTENRNALNEAMQARVPTVGIIDTDSEPSLVTYPIPGNDDSLRSVNIILSVLAKAGEVGLQSRLAKAAF from the coding sequence ATGATACCGCGCTTCCGAGTGGCATTGTatgctcaaaaacgttACCTTGTGTTTCAAAACTTAAAGAGGGGCCTTGCAAGCACTGGCAGCTTAAAAGAGCATGATGAACAATCTTCTAAGATACACAAGGATGAAGCAGCTCACGAGCCCCAAGACGAGTTGTCAGTACTCCGCCAGCGGGAATACAACAATCAAGTTAAGGAGCTGCTGAAATCATTTTCGAAAACCGCTACAGAAGATTTTAAGGACTTTCATGGTTCAGTTACCGGAGAGCTTAGTGCCAAAGAGCAGCAGTTAGATGAAGAACTGACGagctttctcaagcaaTTCTCTCAACTGAATACAGTGATTGAGCCTAAGGAAGACAACGGGAAACGAATTGCAGCGCCTACGTATTCGCGCATAAAGACATTTCCCTTTCTTATTCCTTCGCCAGAGGACAAGCCATACAcaaatcaagagctttttttgcgtcAAATAAAACACGCTGACGGGACAGCCAAACTAGGAGCCGCTATGGAAAATGTTTACTATCCTCACCGTGATATCTTCAACCCGCCTGCGATCGAGGAGCTCTCCATTTCCAAGTTACTAGCAGCTGGCGTTCATTTGGGCCAATCCACATCTCTTTGGAGACCCAGTACGCAGCCGTACATTTATGGAGAGTATAAAGGTATTCATATAATCGACCTGAACAAAACACTTTCGAATCTCAAGAGGGCTGCTAAGGTGGTCCAAGGGGTGGCCGAAAAAGGCGGCACAATACTATTTTTGGGAACCAGAGATGGTCAGAAGCGGGCTCTACAGGAAGCAGCCAAACGAACAAATGGTTTCTATGTGTCTACTAGATGGATCCCAGGTACACTTACGAATCCAACTGAAATATCTAGTGTGTGGGAAAGGCATGAAATTGACTTTGCCGACACTCCTACAAATAGACCCCTAActtctgatgaagaggctgcTATTGTGAAGCCTGATCTTCTGGTCGTTTTGAACCCAACTGAAAACAGGAACGCTTTGAATGAAGCAATGCAAGCCAGAGTACCTACAGTGGGCATCATTGACACAGACTCAGAACCATCTCTAGTCACTTACCCTATTCCCGGCAACGATGATTCTTTGCGTTCGGTCAATATCATCCTGAGCGTCTTGGCTAAGGCTGGAGAGGTTGGATTGCAATCTCGTCTAGCTAAAGCTGCTTTTTAA
- the SFT1 gene encoding Sft1p (highly similar to uniprot|P43682 Saccharomyces cerevisiae YKL006C-A SFT1 Intra-Golgi v-SNARE required for transport of proteins between an early and a later Golgi compartment): MSNSRYAQLEGNNDQRLDELANKLSTFRRVNQEIGDEARADSSVMDQLQNQFSSLMVNVKNSSSRLTRSMNAGNNIWRMVGLALLLFFIMYALFKLF, translated from the exons ATGTCAAATTCCAGATATGCGCAACTAGAGGGCAAC AACGATCAAAGGCTCGATGAGTTAGCAAATAAGCTCTCGACGTTTAGAAGAGTGAATCAGGAGATTGGAGACGAAGCGCGTGCAGATTCCTCTGTGATGGACCAACTCCAAAACCAGTTCAGCTCCTTAATGGTGAAcgtcaaaaactcatcgTCAAGGCTAACACGTTCGATGAATGCCGGTAATAACATCTGGAGAATGGTGGGGCTAGCACTGTTATTGTTTTTTATTATGTACGCTTTATTCAAACTATTTTAA
- the HSE1 gene encoding ESCRT-0 subunit protein HSE1 (similar to uniprot|P38753 Saccharomyces cerevisiae YHL002W HSE1 Subunit of the endosomal Vps27p- Hse1p complex required for sorting of ubiquitinated membrane proteins into intralumenal vesicles prior to vacuolar degradation as well as for recycling of Golgi proteins and formation of lumenal membranes), producing MSSNQSLRDAILRATDGKLRVDNWQFIIEVCDLVREDPEDRGRFATDIVEERLKEDDANVVLRTLSLVVSLAENCGSRLQQAISSKGFTKVLYGLIENPKVHLVVKREVAKVVEQLSDSFKNDSSLKSMQDLYVAISAQAPHLLVRERVPQKKEMSHETKRNEEKELEEALKLSILEYEQSSSQKAAQNNDNKVANQKHIESSHHNESQTQNTVRKVRALHDLTGRESDELSFRKGDIIVVIEQVYKDWWRGRLRGRVGIFPLNYVTPVAEKTPEQLRQQKAHEDAVFSQISNVDKLHRRMAENANDLELTQDGEVNNLYSVVTPLRPQLTKMIGDYAQKKEEYSSLRKVLADAEASYNRMLDRASQVYPTQSLPLERMGSGSYEQPVGLQHTHSRQASAVNPLSRQPQSGIPYVHAQSFLTGQPQPNQHQTHSLKLQQREQRQSPHQIPELYQQGPQNYQRQPQNTHPSETRPVHQVPYPMSNQATGI from the coding sequence ATGTCTTCTAATCAGAGCTTAAGGGATGCGATATTGCGAGCTACGGATGGAAAGTTGCGGGTTGATAACTGGCAGTTTATCATCGAGGTGTGCGACTTAGTTAGGGAAGATCCAGAAGACAGGGGTCGCTTTGCCACGGATATTGTAGAGGAGCGACTAAAGGAGGATGACGCTAATGTCGTGCTACGTACATTATCTCTTGTCGTATCGCTGGCAGAAAATTGCGGTTcaagacttcaacaagctaTAAGTTCCAAGGGCTTCACGAAAGTCCTATATGGCCTTATAGAGAACCCAAAGGTGCATTTAGTTGTCAAAAGGGAAGTCGCCAAGGTAGTTGAGCAACTGAGcgactctttcaaaaatgacTCATCACTGAAGTCTATGCAAGACCTGTACGTGGCAATTAGTGCTCAAGCGCCGCATCTCCTTGTCCGAGAGAGGGTTCCTCagaagaaagaaatgaGCCATGAAACAAAGCGCAACGAAGAgaaggagctggaggaagccttgaagctttcaatACTTGAATATGAGCAATCAAGTTCACAGAAAGCAGCTCAGAACAATGATAACAAGGTAGCAAATCAGAAGCATATTGAATCATCACATCATAACGAGTCGCAAACCCAGAACACGGTAAGGAAAGTCCGCGCTCTTCATGATCTCACTGGCAGGGAATCTGACGAATTATCATTTCGCAAGGGAGATATAATTGTCGTGATCGAACAGGTGTATAAGGACTGGTGGAGGGGCCGACTGCGGGGTAGGGTTGGAATCTTCCCTTTAAATTATGTTACCCCTGTAGCAGAAAAGACTCCTGAGCAACTACGCCAGCAAAAAGCTCATGAAGATGCGGTTTTCAGTCAAATTTCAAACGTGGACAAGCTTCATAGAAGAATGGCCGAGAATGCTAATGACCTCGAGTTGACCCAAGATGGAGAGGTTAACAACTTGTACAGCGTTGTGACCCCTCTTCGACCACAGCTTACAAAAATGATAGGAGACTATgctcaaaagaaagaagaatactCATCGCTGCGGAAAGTCTTAGCAGATGCAGAGGCTTCTTATAATCGCATGCTAGATAGAGCTAGCCAAGTGTATCCAACTCAGAGTCTGCCGCTCGAACGAATGGGTAGTGGAAGCTACGAGCAGCCCGTAGGGCTTCAACATACACACAGTCGCCAGGCTTCTGCAGTTAATCCTTTGAGCCGCCAGCCTCAATCAGGCATTCCGTATGTACACGCTCAAAGTTTCCTGACGGGGCAGCCTCAACCTAATCAGCACCAAACACACTCTCTTAAGCTACAGCAGAGGGAGCAGCGTCAGAGCCCGCACCAGATTCCAGAATTATATCAGCAGGGTCCCCAAAACTACCAGCGACAGCCTCAGAATACACACCCCTCTGAAACTCGACCAGTGCACCAGGTTCCTTATCCAATGAGTAATCAAGCCACAGGTATATAG
- a CDS encoding TLC domain-containing protein (highly similar to uniprot|P38703 Saccharomyces cerevisiae YHL003C LAG1 Ceramide synthase component involved in synthesis of ceramide from C26(acyl)-coenzyme A and dihydrosphingosine or phytosphingosine functionally equivalent to Lac1p and highly similar to YKL008C uniprot|P28496 Saccharomyces cerevisiae YKL008C LAC1 Ceramide synthase component involved in synthesis of ceramide from C26(acyl)-coenzyme A and dihydrosphingosine or phytosphingosine functionally equivalent to Lag1p) has translation MSSHLQKPVVRTRRTSSVGAINLGDNKVPGLSTMKESEQSKTAALARMRALSEASKGDVDLLKKFYLTYREMSYRHTWLTPLVILLAVYGAYFLSGNRTASNPLHPFVAISYQVGDSDMYGKGIGDLCFVFYYMVFFTFLREFLMECVLRPLASALGVTGEHKTKRLMEQAYSIIYYGISGPFGLYIMYHTDLWLFRTAPMYATYPDLTNQYLYKVFYLGQAAFWTQQACVLVLQLEKPRKDFKELVFHHIVTLALIWLSYVFHFTKMGLAVYITMDVSDFFLSLSKTLNYLDSALTAPVFFVFVASWTYLRHYINLKILWSVLTEFRTVGDYTLNFATQQYKCWISLPIVFVLISALQLVNLYWLFLVMRILYRLLFKGIQKDERSESESEETVQVDKHENDENEKTMEGNPDPALKKEN, from the coding sequence ATGTCTTCACACCTCCAGAAACCTGTAGTAAGGACTAGGAGGACATCCTCTGTTGGCGCGATCAACCTAGGTGACAACAAAGTCCCTGGTTTGTCGACAATGAAGGAATCAGAGCAGTCGAAAACAGCTGCCCTCGCAAGGATGAGGGCTCTATCTGAAGCCTCAAAGGGCGATGTTGATTTGCTAAAGAAGTTCTATTTGACTTACCGTGAGATGAGTTACCGCCATACATGGCTTACTCCTTTGGTGATACTTCTGGCTGTGTATGGCGCTTACTTTTTGTCTGGCAATCGGACCGCTTCGAACCCTTTACATCCGTTTGTTGCAATTTCCTATCAGGTTGGAGACTCTGATATGTATGGGAAAGGTATTGGGGATCTGTGTTTTGTGTTTTATTATATGGTCTTCTTCACCTTTTTGCGCGAGTTCTTAATGGAATGCGTGTTGCGTCCTTTAGCCTCTGCATTAGGTGTGACAGGCGAACACAAGACAAAGAGACTTATGGAGCAAGCTTACTCGATCATCTACTATGGTATATCAGGACCATTCGGCCTCTATATCATGTACCACACTGATTTATGGCTATTTCGCACTGCGCCCATGTATGCGACCTATCCCGATTTAACAAATCAATATTTGTACAAGGTGTTCTACTTAGGCCAGGCTGCCTTTTGGACACAGCAAGCGTGCGTTCTGGTTCTGCAGTTGGAAAAACCAAGAAAGGACTTCAAGGAGCTAGTTTTTCATCATATCGTCACTTTAGCTTTAATCTGGCTGTCCTACGTTTTTCACTTCACAAAAATGGGCCTCGCTGTCTACATAACAATGGACGTGTCGGATTTCTTCCTCTCTCTATCCAAGACTCTCAACTACCTGGATTCGGCCCTTACTGCTCCAGTTTTCTTCGTGTTCGTTGCCTCTTGGACTTACTTGCGCCATTATatcaatttgaaaattcTGTGGTCAGTGCTAACCGAATTCCGCACTGTGGGTGACTACACTTTAAACTTCGCCACTCAACAATACAAGTGTTGGATATCGCTTCCAatcgtttttgttttgatatCTGCTCTTCAACTGGTGAACTTGTATTGGCTCTTCTTAGTCATGCGTATCTTATATCGTTTACTGTTCAAAGGAATTCAGAAAGACGAGAGAAGTGAGAGTGAGTCTGAAGAAACAGTGCAAGTGGACAAACATGAAAACgatgaaaacgaaaagaCCATGGAAGGCAATCCTGACCCGGCGttgaaaaaggaaaatTAA
- the BYE1 gene encoding Bye1p (weakly similar to uniprot|P36106 Saccharomyces cerevisiae YKL005C BYE1 Negative regulator of transcription elongation contains a TFIIS-like domain and a PHD finger multicopy suppressor of temperature-sensitive ess1 mutations probably binds RNA polymerase II large subunit) has translation MLAEGVRRSSRRNKGTNKYLQDQRTAELEYVKARAKKQEVEAEDHGISDAVRCLVCGTTDENYDEDNDPYGDMIQCDKCNSWQHIKCMMDQEEANEVETYFCSICSPSSYPNIRYSIDPQSVVTKKHFIKTSKSDDEIEDFQEEISDEDANEYLGKDSTRPKKRRKLDSPKNITKAPTGDQGCRLRDSALKMFKDLFTKYVIPDTIQAHRFQLPPEFSCEQYADSLAAELEEELHATNIAQEESKLNGMYKEKVRVLFSNLKDQKNIEMKALVVNKALPFKKLVQMSVNELVNPDLKSFKEKVGSEALTQLILEQPHKPRYFKTHKGEELIEDPNDYEPEDIIFNKDILITNRGTSSERSQHESPDKKSVKETSLRTRRESDQIQNNSNLDGDEHSWKCTVDYKELNCKFSGSVKFIASSQEISYTVQRDAIGDSAFVVEGRLSDEEAEKYIRQMADSRAFLVYAIRPDDVSHEVEAFEHLVDFLSSRQRYGALVSKRQYVRHVYVIPRTETLQSEVFNHLHLNEIGSKLEAQKCLLVVLILRLDMLDLK, from the coding sequence ATGCTGGCGGAAGGAGTTCGCAGGTCCTCTCGTAGGAATAAAGGAACAAACAAATACTTGCAAGACCAACGAACTGCGGAACTGGAGTATGTGAAAGCTAGAGCTAAAAAACAGGAAGTTGAGGCTGAAGATCATGGAATTTCGGATGCTGTGCGATGCCTCGTCTGCGGAACCACTGACGAGAATTATGACGAGGATAATGATCCATATGGCGACATGATACAATGTGACAAGTGTAACTCTTGGCAGCACATCAAGTGCATGATGGACCAGGAGGAGGCGAATGAGGTTGAAACTTACTTCTGCAGTATTTGCTCGCCGTCAAGCTACCCCAATATCAGATATTCAATTGATCCTCAATCAGTAGTGACAAAAAAGCATTTCATCAAGACTTCTAAATCTGATGATGAAATAGAGGATTTCCAAGAGGAAATATCCGATGAGGATGCTAATGAGTACTTGGGAAAAGATTCTACACgcccaaaaaaaagaagaaaacttgatagCCCTAAAAATATAACAAAGGCCCCTACTGGGGATCAGGGATGCAGACTGAGAGATTCAGCACTAAAAATGTTTAAAGACCTCTTCACAAAATATGTTATTCCTGATACAATTCAGGCTCATCGGTTTCAGCTCCCTCCTGAGTTTTCATGTGAACAATACGCTGATTCATTAGCTGCCGAATTGGAGGAAGAACTCCATGCAACAAACATAGCCCAGGAAGAGAGCAAGCTAAATGGTATgtacaaagaaaaagtccgagttttgttttcaaatctCAAAGACCAGAAAAATATCGAAATGAAGGCTTTAGTGGTCAATAAAGCTTTGCCATTCAAGAAACTAGTACAAATGTCAGTTAACGAGCTTGTCAATCCTGacctcaaaagcttcaaagagaaggtGGGTAGCGAGGCTTTGACTCAGCTTATCCTGGAACAGCCTCACAAACCCAGGTATTTCAAAACGCATAAAGGTGAAGAACTAATAGAAGATCCGAATGATTACGAACCTGAAGACATAATATTTAACAAAGATATTCTGATTACGAATCGTGGGACTAGCTCTGAACGTTCACAGCACGAAAGTCCAGATAAGAAGAGCGTGAAGGAGACTTCGTTACGAACACGTCGAGAATCGGATCAgattcaaaacaatagcAATCTCGATGGAGACGAACATTCATGGAAATGTACAGTTGATTACAAAGAACTGAATTGTAAGTTCTCAGGAAGCGTGAAATTCATTGCATCCTCTCAGGAAATAAGCTACACTGTCCAGCGCGATGCTATTGGAGATTCTGCATTTGTTGTAGAGGGAAGGCTGagcgacgaagaagcaGAGAAGTACATTCGCCAAATGGCGGATAGTCGTGCCTTCCTAGTTTATGCTATCAGGCCAGATGACGTTAGCCATGAAGTTGAGGCGTTCGAGCATTTGGTCGATTTTCTGAGCTCACGGCAGAGGTACGGTGCGCTAGTTTCCAAGAGACAATATGTGCGCCACGTTTATGTCATTCCAAGAACGGAAACACTTCAATCAGAGGTTTTCAACCATCTACACCTTAACGAGATAGGCTCTaagcttgaagctcagAAGTGCCTGCTCGTAGTTTTGATTTTACGGTTGGACATGCTTGATCTTAAATAA
- the RPL14A gene encoding 60S ribosomal protein eL14 (highly similar to uniprot|P36105 Saccharomyces cerevisiae YKL006W RPL14A and to uniprot|P38754 Saccharomyces cerevisiae YHL001W RPL14B Protein component of the large (60S) ribosomal subunit) — MSSESIVKNSQWRLVEVGRVVLIKKGPSAGKLAAIVEIIDQKRALIDGPETNVPRQSVNLGHVVLTPLTFALPRGAKTAVVAKKWTSAGVAEKWAASSWAKKIAQRERRAALSDFERFQVMVLRKQRRYAVKKAVAKA; from the exons ATGTCCTCTGAATCTATTGTCAAGAACTCTCAATGGAGATTGGTTGAGGTTGGTCGTGTCGtcttgatcaagaagggcCCTTCCGCCGGTAAGCTGGCCGCTATTGTCGAAATCATTGACCAAAAAAGA GCTTTGATTGACGGTCCAGAGACCAACGTTCCACGTCAGTCCGTGAACTTGGGCCACGTCGTGTTGACTCCTTTGACCTTCGCTTTGCCAAGAGGTGCCAAGACTGCCGTCGTCGCTAAGAAGTGGACTTCTGCTGGTGTTGCCGAGAAGTGGGCTGCTTCCTCTTGGGCTAAGAAGATTGCTCAACGTGAGAGACGTGCTGCTTTGTCTGACTTCGAGAGATTCCAAGTCATGGTTTTGAGAAAGCAAAGAAGATACGCTGTTAAGAAGGCTGTCGCTAAGGCTTAA